The Bubalus bubalis isolate 160015118507 breed Murrah chromosome 18, NDDB_SH_1, whole genome shotgun sequence genome contains a region encoding:
- the LOC102398000 gene encoding galectin-7 — translation MAGSFNVPHKTSLPEGIRVGTVLRIRGLVPDKAGRFYVNLLCSEEPGSDAALHFNPRLDESTVVFNTLERGTWGAEERGSGIPFQRGQPFDVLLIATEEGFKVVIADSEYHHFRYRIPPGRVRALEVGGDLQLELVKIF, via the exons ATGGCCGGGAGCTTT AATGTCCCCCACAAGACCTCGCTGCCCGAGGGCATCCGAGTGGGCACTGTGTTGAGAATTCGTGGTTTAGTCCCCGACAAGGCTGGCAG GTTCTACGTAAACCTGCTGTGCAGTGAGGAACCAGGCAGTGATGCCGCCCTGCATTTCAACCCCCGCCTGGACGAGTCCACGGTGGTCTTCAACACCCTGGAGCGCGGCACCTGGGGCGCAGAGGAACGGGGCTCAGGCATTCCCTTCCAGCGAGGGCAGCCCTTCGACGTGCTCCTCATTGCCACCGAAGAAGGCTTCAAG GTGGTGATAGCAGATTCTGAATACCACCACTTCCGGTACCGGATCCCGCCAGGGCGCGTGCGCGCGTTGGAGGTGGGCGGGGACCTGCAGTTGGAGTTGGTGAAGATCTTCTGA
- the LGALS4 gene encoding galectin-4 isoform X2 — MAFVPAPGYQPTYNPTLPYHNPIPGGLRVGMSIYIQGVASEHMKRFFVNFEVGQGQGADVAFHFNPRFDGWDKVVLNSKQNGSWGNEERKMSMPFRKGAAFELVFMVTTEHFKVVVNGTPFHEFKHRIPLQMVTHLHVDGDLRLQSINFIGGQPPSNQMPMPAQVYPSPGQYYQQQSRLPTMEGPPAFNPPVPFNGRLQGGLIARRTIIIKGYIPPTAKSCPFVVAQIASRCMPMASTSLTSPIASQPSRGWTWWRSTVMSPCPTSRSDLFLGP; from the exons ATGGCCTTTGTCCCTGCACCAGGCTACCAGCCCACCTACAACCCG ACGCTGCCCTACCACAACCCCATCCCAGGAGGTCTCAGAGTTGGAATGTCCATTTACATCCAAGGAGTGGCAAGCGAGCACATGAAGAG GTTCTTCGTGAACTTCGAGGTGGGGCAGGGCCAAGGGGCAGACGTCGCCTTCCACTTCAATCCCCGCTTTGATGGCTGGGATAAGGTGGTCTTGAACTCGAAGCAGAACGGCTCGTGGGGCAACGAGGAGAGGAAAATGAGCATGCCCTTCCGCAAGGGCGCGGCCTTCGAGCTGGTGTTCATGGTCACGACGGAGCACTTCAAG GTGGTGGTGAATGGGACTCCCTTCCATGAGTTTAAGCACCGGATCCCGCTGCAGATGGTCACCCACCTGCATGTGGATGGTGACCTGAGGCTTCAATCAATTAACTTCATTGGAGGCCAGCCCCCCTCAAACCAG ATGCCCATGCCTGCTCAGGTGTACCCA AGTCCCGGACAGTACTATCAACAACAGAGCAGACTGCCT ACCATGGAGGGACCCCCAGCCTTCAACCCG CCCGTGCCATTTAATGGGAGACTGCAAGGGGGGCTCATAGCTCGAAGAACCATCATTATCAAGGGCTACATACCCCCCACAGCCAAGAG CTGTCCATTCGTTGTGGCGCAGATCGCTTCAAGGTGTATGCCAATGGCCAGCACCTCTTTGACTTCTCCCATCGCCTCTCAGCCTTCCAGAGGGTGGACTTGGTGGAGATCCACGGTGATGTCACCTTGTCCTACGTCCAGATCTGATCTATTCCTGGGGCCATAA
- the LGALS4 gene encoding galectin-4 isoform X1, with protein MAFVPAPGYQPTYNPTLPYHNPIPGGLRVGMSIYIQGVASEHMKRFFVNFEVGQGQGADVAFHFNPRFDGWDKVVLNSKQNGSWGNEERKMSMPFRKGAAFELVFMVTTEHFKVVVNGTPFHEFKHRIPLQMVTHLHVDGDLRLQSINFIGGQPPSNQMPMPAQVYPSPGQYYQQQSRLPTMEGPPAFNPPVPFNGRLQGGLIARRTIIIKGYIPPTAKSFVINFKVGSSGDVALHINPRMTEGAVVRNSFLNGSWGSEERKVPHNPFGPGQFFDLSIRCGADRFKVYANGQHLFDFSHRLSAFQRVDLVEIHGDVTLSYVQI; from the exons ATGGCCTTTGTCCCTGCACCAGGCTACCAGCCCACCTACAACCCG ACGCTGCCCTACCACAACCCCATCCCAGGAGGTCTCAGAGTTGGAATGTCCATTTACATCCAAGGAGTGGCAAGCGAGCACATGAAGAG GTTCTTCGTGAACTTCGAGGTGGGGCAGGGCCAAGGGGCAGACGTCGCCTTCCACTTCAATCCCCGCTTTGATGGCTGGGATAAGGTGGTCTTGAACTCGAAGCAGAACGGCTCGTGGGGCAACGAGGAGAGGAAAATGAGCATGCCCTTCCGCAAGGGCGCGGCCTTCGAGCTGGTGTTCATGGTCACGACGGAGCACTTCAAG GTGGTGGTGAATGGGACTCCCTTCCATGAGTTTAAGCACCGGATCCCGCTGCAGATGGTCACCCACCTGCATGTGGATGGTGACCTGAGGCTTCAATCAATTAACTTCATTGGAGGCCAGCCCCCCTCAAACCAG ATGCCCATGCCTGCTCAGGTGTACCCA AGTCCCGGACAGTACTATCAACAACAGAGCAGACTGCCT ACCATGGAGGGACCCCCAGCCTTCAACCCG CCCGTGCCATTTAATGGGAGACTGCAAGGGGGGCTCATAGCTCGAAGAACCATCATTATCAAGGGCTACATACCCCCCACAGCCAAGAG CTTTGTCATCAACTTCAAGGTGGGATCCTCTGGGGACGTGGCTCTGCACATTAACCCCCGCATGACCGAGGGCGCTGTGGTTCGGAACAGCTTTCTGAATGGCTCTTGGGGATCTGAGGAGAGGAAGGTCCCCCACAACCCGTTTGGTCCTGGACAGTTCTTTGAT CTGTCCATTCGTTGTGGCGCAGATCGCTTCAAGGTGTATGCCAATGGCCAGCACCTCTTTGACTTCTCCCATCGCCTCTCAGCCTTCCAGAGGGTGGACTTGGTGGAGATCCACGGTGATGTCACCTTGTCCTACGTCCAGATCTGA